TAAATTATATTTCACTACAGATGGAAGAAAATCATGAACAGCCTGATAAAATAGTGGTTAATAAAGCATAGATAGGGTAAGTTGCTTATATTTTATTATAATAAAAAAGTATTTCTATAGGATTATGTAGAAATACTTTTTTGTATGTTTTAGATTAATGATAACTATATTTTTTATGTTTTTTATACCTTCTAGATTTGTTTTTCATAAATAAGAAAATTAGAATCAATATAAATACAGGTATTAATATTATGCTGTATATGGAAAACATTTGTTTTAGAAAAGACTTTTTTGAAAGTCCAGAATAAATTTTATAACTCTTAGAAAAATCTCTTTGTTTCACTGTGAGAATTCCAATAGGAATTTCACCTTTTAAAGATTTTATATTTACAGTTGTAATGGTGATTTTTTGCTGTAGTTCTTTTTTATTAATATCATTATCATAGTAGGATACATTATCTTCAGTTTTAATAGGAACCCTTACGGTTTTTTCAAAATTTGTAAAAGGTAGAAATTTAAATTTTACATCTTTTTTATCAATTATGGAATCTTTTGCATGAAGAATGTAAGGTGTCTTACTATAACTCCAGTTTATTATTTTTTCCATGTCATTAAATACATAGGTGTCATTTGTATCATATATGGAATTCATGACAATTCCAAGTATTTTTCTATTATCTCTTTCATATATTGCAACAAGACATCTCCCTGCAGGGTCTGTATAACCCGTTTTTCCACCTATACAGCCATCTTTGCCCAGCAGCTTATTAGTGTTTATAATTGCAAAGGAAGCACCTTTAGAAGTGGTTACCGTGCTGGTAGATTTATATATAGTATCTCTTATCCAGGAATTTTTAAAGGCTTCTCTGGCAATAATACTCATATCGTAGGAGGTACTATAGTGATCTGGATTATGTAGGCCATTTGGAGTGATAAAATGAGTATTTTTCAAATTTAAGCTTTGTACTTCTTCATTCATTTTGTCTGCAAATTCAGGTATACTTTTAGATATATTTTCTGCAATAACACATGCCATATCATTAGCGGAAAACATTAAAAGTGCATCCATTACATTTTTTGCAGATATAGTATCTCCTACCTCTATGGGACGTGCAGCACTATTTAAGGAAGATTGGGGCTGGGCTTTAGCTTCTGCTGTATATGTCAGCATGTCCGTTTCTTTCTTGTTTTTTTCAAGGAGAATAGCAGTTAAAAGTTTTGTAGTACTTGCAGGATATATTTTGGTATCTGGATTTTTTTCATATATTATTTCATTTGTTTGCATGTCCACTGTTATGGCCGAAGTACCGTATATTTCAGGAAGTGTATTAGAAGATTCATCTGCGGCAGATACATTAAGATTTAAACAAAGTGTAAATATAAGTACAAATAATATGATATTATTTTTCCTTTTCAAAAAACATCACTCCATTTGTTGAAAATTTATGTATATGTGTTATCAAGTGATTCA
This window of the Clostridium kluyveri DSM 555 genome carries:
- a CDS encoding D-alanyl-D-alanine carboxypeptidase family protein, which gives rise to MKRKNNIILFVLIFTLCLNLNVSAADESSNTLPEIYGTSAITVDMQTNEIIYEKNPDTKIYPASTTKLLTAILLEKNKKETDMLTYTAEAKAQPQSSLNSAARPIEVGDTISAKNVMDALLMFSANDMACVIAENISKSIPEFADKMNEEVQSLNLKNTHFITPNGLHNPDHYSTSYDMSIIAREAFKNSWIRDTIYKSTSTVTTSKGASFAIINTNKLLGKDGCIGGKTGYTDPAGRCLVAIYERDNRKILGIVMNSIYDTNDTYVFNDMEKIINWSYSKTPYILHAKDSIIDKKDVKFKFLPFTNFEKTVRVPIKTEDNVSYYDNDINKKELQQKITITTVNIKSLKGEIPIGILTVKQRDFSKSYKIYSGLSKKSFLKQMFSIYSIILIPVFILILIFLFMKNKSRRYKKHKKYSYH